The nucleotide window TTCATCGTGGCGTTCGGCGTGCTGCTGGACACCTTCGTGGTGCGGTCGCTGCTGGTGCCCGCACTGGCCCACGACATCGGTCCGAAGATCTGGTGGCCCAGCAAGCTGTCCCGCCAGCCCTGATTCCCGCGAGCCGTGAGAAAAGCCCCAAAAAGTGGAACTTTTTGGGGCTCAACTCACGGCTCGCGTGTTTCGTGGTTAGAGGGTGAGGGCGCTTCTGATCAGCTCGGTCTGCTCGGCGGCGTGACGCTTCGCGGAACCGGCCGCGGGCGACGCCGAGGCGGCGCGGGAGAACAAGCGCACCTGACGGCCCAGCTTGTCCTTGCCGAGGCTGTTGGTCTGGAGGTAGAAGAACGGCCAGGCACCCTGGTTCTCCGGCTCGTCCTGCACCCAGGCCAGTTCGGCGTTCGGGTACTGGTCGGCGATCTGCTTGAGCTCGGCACCGGGAAGCGGATAGAACTGCTCCAGGCGCACCAGGGCGATCTCCGGGTTGGGGTTCTTCTCGAGGTCGGCCAGCAGGTCGTAGTAGAGCTTGCCGGCCATGAACAGCACCCGCTTGACGGCGGCCTTGTCCTGGATGCGGGCATCGTCGAGCACCGGTTCGAACTTGCCGGTGGTGAAGTCGGCGACCGGGCTGGTGGCCCCGCGCAGACGCAGCATCGACTTCGGCGTGAAGACGATGAGCGGGCGGCGGGGACGCATGTACGCCTGGCGACGCAGCAGGTGGAAGTACGACGCCGGCGTGGACGGCCGGGCGACGGTCATGTTGTTCTCGGCACACATCTGCAGGTACCGCTCGATCCGGGCGGACGAGTGGTCTGGACCCTGGCCCTCATAACCGTGCGGCAGGAGCAGCACGACGCTGGAACGCTGGCCCCACTTCTGCTCGGCCGAGGAGATGAACTCGTCGATGATGGTCTGGGCGCCGTTGGCGAAATCGCCGAACTGGGCTTCCCAGAGCACGAGGGCGTCGGCCCGTTCGACCGAGTAGCCGTATTCGAAGCCCATGGCCGCGTATTCGCTGAGCAGCGTGTCGTAGATCCAGAACCTGGCCTGGTTCTCGCTCAGGTTGGCCAGCGGCAGCCACTCCTGACCGTTGACCCTGTCGTGCAGCACGGCGTGGCGCTGTACGAAGGTGCCGCGACGGGCATCCTGGCCGGCGAAACGCACCGGGGTGCCCTCGAGCAGCACCGACCCGAGCGCGAGCAATTCGCCGAAGCTCCAGTCGATGTTGCCGTTGCGGCTCATGTCCAGACGCTTCTGCAGCAGCTGCTGCAGCTTGTTGTGCACGGTGAAGCCGGCCGGCTTGTTGTTGAAGGTGTCGCCGATCAGGTGCACGACGCTCTCCGGCACACCCGTGGTGACCGGTTCGCCGACGGCGTCGTCGGGCACGCCGGCGCCGGAGAGGCCCCTGGCCGCGGCGGCCGCGTCCCCGGTGATGATCGGGATGGACGACGTCTGGGCGGCGTGGGTCTCCATGAACGCCCGCTCGAGACGGTCCTGGAAGTCGGCGTGCGCGGCCTCGAACTCGGCCTGGGTGATGTCACCGCGTCCGACCAGGGCCTCGGTGTAGAGCTTCCGGACGCTGCGCTTGGCCTCGATCAGGTTGTACATCAGCGGCTGCGTCATCGAGGGGTCGTCGCCCTCGTTGTGCCCGCGACGGCGGTAGCAGACGAGGTCGATGACGACGTCGCGCTTGAATTCCTGCCGGTAGGCGAACGCCAGCTCGGCGACGCGGACGACGGCCTCCGGGTCATCGCCGTTCACGTGGAAGATCGGCGCCTGGATGGTCTTGGCGACGTCGGTGGAGTACACCGAGGTGCGGCCCTCGCCGGGAGGGGTGGTGAAGCCGACCTGGTTGTTGACGACGATGTGGATGGTGCCGCCGGTGCGGTAGCCGCGCAGCTGCGACATCTGCAGGGTCTCGAGCACGACGCCCTGGCCGGCCATGGCCGCGTCGCCGTGCACCAGCACGGGCAGGGTGGAGAAGGTGCCGATCGGCTTGCGGTCCTGCTTGGCCCGCACGATGCCCTCGAGCACCCCGTCGACGGCCTCGAGGTGGGACGGGTTGGCGGCCAGGTACACGGCCACCTCCTCGCCGTTCTCGCCGCGGAAGGTGCCCTCGGTGCCGAGGTGGTACTTCACGTCGCCTGAGCCCTGCACGCTCCGGGGGTCCTGGGTGCCCTCGAACTCACGGAAGATCTGACCGTAGGTCTTGCCGGCGATGTTGGTGAGCACGTTCAGCCGGCCGCGGTGCGCCATGCCGATGGCGACCTCGTCGAGGCCGGCATCCGCCGAACCCTGCAGGATCTGGTCGAGCAGGGCGATGGTGGACTCGCCGCCCTCGAGGCTGAAACGCTTCTGCCCGACGTACTTGGTCTGCAGGAACGTCTCGAACGCCTCGGCCTCGTTGAGCTTGCCGAGAATCCGCATCTGCTCGTCGTGGGTGGGCTTGACGTAGGTCTTCTCCATCTTCTCCTGTACCCACTTGCGCTGGGCCGGATCCTGGATGTGCATGTACTCGATGCCGGTCGTGCGGCAGTAGGAGTCGCGCAGCACGCCGAGGATGTCGCGCAGCAGCATGGTGCGCTTGGTGCCGAAGCCGCCGGTGATGAACTCGCGGTCCAGGTCCCAGAAGGTGAGTCCGTGGCTGGCGATGTCGAGGTCGGGGTGGGTGCGCTGCTTGTACTCGAGCGGGTCGATGTCGGCCATGAGGTGGCCGCGCACCCGGTACGCGTTGATGAGCTCCTGCACGCGGGCGGTCTTGTCGACGGCGCTGGCCAGGTCGACGCTGATGTCGGGGGCCCAGTGGATCGGGTCATACGGGATCCGCATGGCGGCGAAGATGTCTTCGTAGAAGTTGTGCTGGCCGATGAGCAGCTCGTGCACGATCTTGAGGAACTCGCCCGAGCCGGCGCCCTGGATGACCCGGTGGTCGTAGGTACTGGTGAGGGTGATGGTCTTGGAGATGGCGAGGCTGGTGAGCGTCTTGACGCTCGCGCCCATGAACTCGGCCGGGTAATCCAGGGCGCCGGCGCCGATGATGCAACCCTGCCCCTTCATCAGCCTGGGCACCGAGTGCACGGTGCCGATGCCGCCGGGGTTGGTCAGCGACACCGTGGCGCCGGAGAAATCGTCGGCGGTGAGCTTGCCCGCACGGGCACGGCCGACCAGGTCCTCATACGAGGTCAGGTACTCGCCGAAAGTCATGGTGTCGGCGCGCTTGATGGCCGGGACCATGAGCGAGCGGGTGCCGTCGGGCTTGGGCAGGTCGATGGCGATGCCCAGGCCCACGTGGGCCGGCGCGATGACCGAGGGCTTGCCGCCCTGCTCGTCGTAGTAGACATTCTGGCTGGGGAACATCTTGAGTGCGCGGATCAGCGCCCACCCGATGAGGTGCGTGAAGGAGACCTTGCCGCCACGGGCTCGCTTCATGTGGTTGTTGATCACGATGCGGTTGTCGATGAGCAACTTCGCGGGAATGGTGCGCACGCT belongs to Cryobacterium sp. SO2 and includes:
- a CDS encoding multifunctional oxoglutarate decarboxylase/oxoglutarate dehydrogenase thiamine pyrophosphate-binding subunit/dihydrolipoyllysine-residue succinyltransferase subunit; protein product: MSNQLTGGGSEETASAEFGANEWLVDEFYERYLIDKNSVDQSWWPILDSYHQTATALKASADAEPASAGTAAAAAPAAAEVPPLAEAPATPTADAHPITAPIPVLGGPRTARTTSIAPKPEPVPADAPITNPQPVVSAAAPTPPQDVATPLRGMAKSLAANMATSLTVPTATSVRTIPAKLLIDNRIVINNHMKRARGGKVSFTHLIGWALIRALKMFPSQNVYYDEQGGKPSVIAPAHVGLGIAIDLPKPDGTRSLMVPAIKRADTMTFGEYLTSYEDLVGRARAGKLTADDFSGATVSLTNPGGIGTVHSVPRLMKGQGCIIGAGALDYPAEFMGASVKTLTSLAISKTITLTSTYDHRVIQGAGSGEFLKIVHELLIGQHNFYEDIFAAMRIPYDPIHWAPDISVDLASAVDKTARVQELINAYRVRGHLMADIDPLEYKQRTHPDLDIASHGLTFWDLDREFITGGFGTKRTMLLRDILGVLRDSYCRTTGIEYMHIQDPAQRKWVQEKMEKTYVKPTHDEQMRILGKLNEAEAFETFLQTKYVGQKRFSLEGGESTIALLDQILQGSADAGLDEVAIGMAHRGRLNVLTNIAGKTYGQIFREFEGTQDPRSVQGSGDVKYHLGTEGTFRGENGEEVAVYLAANPSHLEAVDGVLEGIVRAKQDRKPIGTFSTLPVLVHGDAAMAGQGVVLETLQMSQLRGYRTGGTIHIVVNNQVGFTTPPGEGRTSVYSTDVAKTIQAPIFHVNGDDPEAVVRVAELAFAYRQEFKRDVVIDLVCYRRRGHNEGDDPSMTQPLMYNLIEAKRSVRKLYTEALVGRGDITQAEFEAAHADFQDRLERAFMETHAAQTSSIPIITGDAAAAARGLSGAGVPDDAVGEPVTTGVPESVVHLIGDTFNNKPAGFTVHNKLQQLLQKRLDMSRNGNIDWSFGELLALGSVLLEGTPVRFAGQDARRGTFVQRHAVLHDRVNGQEWLPLANLSENQARFWIYDTLLSEYAAMGFEYGYSVERADALVLWEAQFGDFANGAQTIIDEFISSAEQKWGQRSSVVLLLPHGYEGQGPDHSSARIERYLQMCAENNMTVARPSTPASYFHLLRRQAYMRPRRPLIVFTPKSMLRLRGATSPVADFTTGKFEPVLDDARIQDKAAVKRVLFMAGKLYYDLLADLEKNPNPEIALVRLEQFYPLPGAELKQIADQYPNAELAWVQDEPENQGAWPFFYLQTNSLGKDKLGRQVRLFSRAASASPAAGSAKRHAAEQTELIRSALTL